GGCGCCCCTGCGCTCGGGCGCCCCAGATGATGACCCCACTGGCCCACCCCCACCCATAGCCGCAGCCTGCGAGCCGCCGACGTAGGCAGCCAGGCCGCTCAGAACGCTGACCTGTCCCCCGCGCTTCAGGAGTTCCCGCCTGTTGAATCTGGTCGTCTCGGTCTCTCCCATCTTGACCTCCCTTCGGTGGCGCATCGGAACGGGTTTGCCCAACAGTGAATGAGAAAGGGAGCGGTCCAGCGTGCGGGCGCTGACAGCCTCGGCGCATTCATCGAGCCCGCCAGACTGGAGGTCCGAATGGACCCGGATCTTCCCCTCAGGAACGCTGGATCGGGGTGCGGCGCACCACGTCAGGCGCCTTGGACGTTCTCAGATGGGCTCGCCGATCTGCTGGCTGTTAGGAATACCCCAGCCATTCCTGCCCAGGAAGACGTCCAGCCTGCTGATCCCCAGCTTGCCGAACAGCCGATCGGCGAGCTCTGCTCCCGGCCCCTTCCCCGCCCTGAGATACGCCCAGTCGTGGAACCACCCCGAGTCCACATTGCCGTAGCAGTCCATGTAGGTGCCGGGCGCTGTGAGGAAGAAGTCCAGGGGACCGTTGCGGTAGATCTTGAACCACGTGTCGGTGTAGGTGTAGTACTCACCCTTGCGCAGCCAGCCGGTGCCTGTGTACTCCCAACCCGTCCGCGCAATCTGTTGCCACACGAAAATCTCGAACTGTCGGTCAGACTCGGCACGAATCTCTGCGGTGGTGCCGTCGCTGGTGCCGGGCCATTGCAACGTTTGGTTGTCGATTCGGCTGCCGAAGGCCTCCAGCCTTCCCCAGTCTCTGATGATCTCGTAGTGCGCCCGCTCTACCTCGGTGATAAGTTCGTTGAAGCTTTCTCTGATGTGATCCGCCACTTCCACCAGGGTCGAGCGAACCGGATCCTCGGCCTCGGGCCGGGCTGCCTCGTAAAGTGAATAAATGCCTTCGATCAGGCCAGCGACGAGATGCTTTCCTGCCACCGCCAATCCGGTGGTGATGCCAAAGAGCAGGATTTTGACAATGAGTTCGATTTCCGAGCCGTCGTCCACTTCCGGAGCCAGCCCTCTGACCGCATTGAGGATGTTCACATGGTTGAGTGTCGTATCGGTGAGGAGCGTCCGGAGGTGCCCGCCGTCTCCGAACCAGTCCTTGACGTAGTCGCGGTACGACAGGATGTTTTTGAGGTGTGTGATGACGTTCTTATACGCGTCCGTGCGTAGCTTTTCCGCAGGAACCTGCGCCAGCGCGTCATTCAATTTGTCCACAGTAAGGTTGTTCAGCGGGTCGTTCGGGCGCCTTCCGCCAAGCTTGCCGAGAATGTCGATGTAAGCTTGCCATTCGGCCTGCTTGGCCGGGTCATTCCGCCACACGTCCTCCGGCCAGGGTTGGCTGAGGGCATCCCCATGGATGATGCTCTTGAGCATTTGTTGCAACTCGCTGGGAGGGGTGTAGGTCGTCTGCTCCCAGTTGCGCTTCGGCTGAAAATCCCAGTTGGTCTGCGGCTCGAGAACCACCCTGCCCTCGCTGTCCGTTGCGAGGAAGTGGCTCACCCTGCCGTTGCTGTCCAGGGCCCCAACGATCTGGCTCCCTGCCAGCGGCATGGACCACGCGAGCTCCGCCGTCGGGGAGAGCTGCAATTGCGGCGAGCCTTCAGGAAGCCTCGTGTAAGCCAGGAACAGCCCGCTGCCCCGGTGCTGCAGGAGATAGCGCCCGCTGACATTCTCTCCCAGACCCGCGCTAAGGAAGGTGTCCCACTGATCTGCGGCGTCCGCCGCGGCCACCAAGGTCAGCTTCCCGTCCCTGACCGCCAGGAAACGGCCCGTGGCCTGATGCCGGTAGAGCCACGTCCCGGGTCTCAGGTCCCCGATCACGAATTTGCCGTCGTACTTGAAGATGACGCCACTGTCCGCCTGAGCCCTCAGCGCTGGGAGTGGAGAGGCGGCCGGCTTGGCAGCTCTCAGAAGCTGCTCGCTCAGGCTGGCGAGCTCCAGAATTTCCATGGAGCTCCTGAGCCCGATCCACTGCTCGACCCACTCCTGTACCCGTTCCCTTGTGGGGGCGCGCACCACCAGCACCTGGCGGTTGCGGTCACTGGTCAGGACGTTGTAGGACACGACCGTCACACCGCTCGGAAGCTGGCCAAACACCGGCCTGAGCCCCGCTTCTCCCGCCAGCCGCTCGAAGACAAGGAAGGTAGGCGTGCCGGGCGCGGCCTCCGTGATTGCGGGGAGCGTCACGGGCTCGACGGCGTCACTCATCACCTCCAGGATGCCGGGCCACTGGCTCGCCCACGCCTGCACGGCCTCGGCCGTCTCGCCCCGCGCAAAGACGACGATATCCAAACCATGACCCAGGAAGGTTGCGCCGGGCTTTCCGTACACGATGGGCTTGTCCAGCGTCCAGTACTCGCCCTGGAGATCCACCTGGCTGCGGTTGGCCGGGTTGATGTAGTCAGCAATGGCCCGTAGCCGGTCCCGGTCGCGTCCGCTCAGGTTCCTGACCCTCGCGCGCAGCATGACCAGATTCGTGCGGACGGGAATCTGTGGCGTGGGGGCGGGCGTGGGCGCCACATCACAGGCCGCCAGGGTGGCGACGGCCGCCGTGCCGCCCATCAGTTGCAGGGCTTGCCTGCGGTGGAGCCGCGCTTGGAAAAACTGCTCAAGACTGGTTTTGACGCTGCCGTCTGCTGCCTCGCTCATCCTGATCCTCCTGGCACGTGGTGTCCGCGTCTGGGCCACCGGGTCGTTACTGGGTCTTTACCGGCAGTCCCTGGCGTTGCTCTCCACCCGCATGAAGACGCCGTCATCCTCGGTAAGGAGGCTCACCACCTTCCCGTTGGCGTCGAACGCGAAGATTGCTGTGCCGGGCAACGAGTTGGGGCGGGGCCAGCCGAGGGCGAACGCGTCGTGCCCCTCGTGCTGTAGGTTCCCCTGGTAGCACGCTGGTCCCGCCTTTACGGCGAGCCCCGAACCTTCGCGGACTACGGCCAAACGCCCGTAGAGTTCGTTCTCGTACACGCCGACGTAGGCGTCGGGCGACCGGGTGAAGGGCGCAGGCGTCGTTGGTGGGGCGTTGACGGCGGCGAGGAGCTGGGCCAGCGCGGCGCGCTGCTGCCTGAACTCGGCTCCCAGGTCGCGTCCCGCCGGCCCGAGGTAGCTCTCCAGCACCCATGCCCGGATCACCTCGGGGAGCAGGGTGAGATTGAGATTGGCGAGGACTACCACGCCCAGGTGCTCGGAGGGCACCAGTGTCACCACCGAGCGCACCCCAGCGAGTGCGCCACCTTTCTCAATGACCTTGCGTCCATTGTAGGCGTAGCTCGCCCACCCCAGGGTGTAATCAAAGCCAGTGTTCTCGTTGATGGGCGGTGATTCAGAGAAGGTGATCTCGGACACCATAGTGGGCTGGAAGAGCTCCTTGACCGTCTCGGGCCGCAGCACCTGCTTTCCCCCCAGGCTCCCGCCTGCCAGCAGCATCCGTATCCAGGTGGCCATGTCATTGGCTGAGGAACTCATGGCGCCCGCCGGACCGAAGGCGCCGTCCCCCTCCCGAGTGGTCATCGGCACCGGGCCAGCCGGGCGGCTGAGATGCGGGGTGGCAGCATTCGGATCACTCTTGAGCTCTGCGGCAACCACACGCGTTCGCGTCATGCCCAGCGGATCAAGCAGTCTGGAGCGAACCACCGCTTCCCAGCTCGAGCCTGCCACCTGCCCTGCCAGGGTTCCGGCGAGGGTGAAGCCCAGGTTGGAGTACCCAGCACGCTCTCGGAAACTGCCTGCAGGCTCGATGAGGCGCAACCGGCGTACCACCTCGGCCCGGGTGTAGCCGAGTTCGTTGAGGAGGTCACCTCCGAAGGCTGGGAGCCCGCTGCGATGGGCGAGCAGGTCCCGGGCGCTGGTGTGCAGGGTAGCGTAGGGGTCATGCATGGCGAAGCCCGGCAAATAATTGAGAATGGGGTCGTCCCAGCCGAGCTTACCCTCGTCCACCAGGGTGCCGAGCGCGGCCGCCGTGAAGGTTTTGGTCACCGAGGCGAGCTGGAAGGCCGTGTTAGCGTCCACCGCGGCGGGCTGGCCCTGGGTGCGCACCCCGTAGCCTTGAATGAAAACGATCTTGTCGTCCTTGACCACGGCCACAGCGACGCCGGGCACGTTCCACTCACGCCGGGTCTGCTCGATGAAGGGGCCGAAGTTCTGGAGCGGTGCCTGAGCGAGGGCGGGGGTGGACAGCAGGAGGATGGCGCCCAGCACAGGGAGGGGCAGACGCGCAGGACCAAGAATGCTCTTCATAAGACCTCGTTGGGGGTACGAGCATCGCTGTAAACGACGAGTAACAATGCGGTCAGCGCTGGGTGCATCTACGGATGAGGTCATGTGGACGAGGCAAGTGTGCCCTGTCGATCGTGACACCTCCGTGACACCTCACCGTTCAAAACAGTGCCCTGTCACGGTCTGGAGCATGGGTTGCGCTGGGCAAGCCAAGAGGCGAAAGTTGACTGATGGGCGCGCCGTGTGCGGATCACAGGCGAGTGCGCGGTCACGCACCGCTATTGCCTTGAAAGCACATCAGTCTGCATCTGGTTTTCACAGTTTTCCTGACCACGGTGGGACAGCCTTTGACCCGTTCACATTCAGGCATACCGCTCTGCAGATCGAGAGAACCCAAGACTGGTGAGCCCTTCGGTGACCATGCCTTGGAGCTGTTCAGGTCCCCCCTGCTCCGCAGCAGGCTCAGCTGGGCAAGGCCCGGGCCGCAGCTTTTCATTCAGGCGGCCTGCGAGCACCTTCAGCCGGTGGTAAGTGCTCGGGTGGCTCAGGACAAATTCCAACACGGGCGAGGCTGCGCCAGGCCACCCCCGCAAAACCCGTGCCTCGGCCAGGTACGTCAATCCTTCCAAAACTTGAGGGATCTCCTGGATCGACCAGGCCAGGTGCAGGCCTCGTGCCAGGAAGTCCCGCGCGGCTTGGTCCCGCCCCATGGCGGCAGTGGCGCGGCCCAGGACGTTGAGGGCAGCGGACTGTGTCATTGCGTCCCTTTCGGCTTCTGCCAACGCGAGGGTCTGCTTGCCCAGATGCTGGGCCTCCTCAAAGGCGCCCTGTTCGCAGGCCACGGTGGCAAGGTTCCGAAGCAGGCTGGAGATATTGCTCTCAGGCGCTTGCTTCTGGGCGAGCGCCAGGCCTTGTTCAAGAGACGCTCTGGCTTCCTCGAGCCGGCCAGCTGTCAGAAACAGGTAGCCTCGCGCCAGCTGCAGCACAATAGTTGCGTGCGGCTGGCTGAGTAGAGGGCCAAGGCCTTCCAGCTGATCGAGGCTCTGCCCGGCCTCCTTCAGACGGCCAAGAGCCGTTTGAAGCTGGGCGAGGTGACAGAGGTTGGCCGCCCGCCCGTAGTTAGACTCATCACCGTTTTTTTCTCCAAGGGCCAGTGAGGTCTCCTGGTGCCGCATGGCCGCGTGGAAATCTCCCCGAAGCCGCGCGAGAGCGCCCAGGAAATTTTCACCCCGCTGGGCGGCTGCGCTGTTCGGCAGGATGAGTGTCATGGCGCGCTCGCCCATTACGCGCGCTGCCTCGAAGGCTCCCAATCGCACATGGAACCACGCCTGCCGGAGCAGCATCTCCCCAAGGACGGGACTATACGCAGGCTCGGGGTCTGTGATCGCCCCCGTCGCCTGAGCGTAGAATGCCAGACCTTCCTGGTACCGCCCTTTCCGGTCGAAATAATGCATCATGGTCGATGACGCTGGTTGCAGACAATCAAGGCGGGTTTGCTCGATGCCCCAGCTCCAGGCGAGCAGGATATTCCCGGATTCCTCATCCAGCGCTGAGCGCGCTGCCTCGCCGCCGGGACCTTCGAGATTCTGACTCCACTCAGCCATACGCGTGAGGTAGTACAGCCCATGGCGCTCCTGAACGACGCGCAACTCCAGCGGATCTTGCGCCAGCAACTCCTGAGCGTACTGGAAGAGCAGCGCGTGGCGATCGTAACGTCCACGCGGTGAGAGTCGGAGCAACGATTTGTCCACCAGGGCTGCAAGCACAGGGAGGGGAACTCCGGCGACCCAGCGGGCCGCTTCCAAGCGGAAACCTCCTCGGAACACTGCAAGTTGACGAAACGCCTTTTGCTCGTCGGGGGTCAGCTGCCGCCACGAAGACTCGAACACCGCCCGCAGGCTGCGGTGCCGCCCGGTTCCTGTGCGCTCCGCCGAACTCAGGAAGTCTAGGTTCGTGCCGATCTCACGTGCGATGTCTTCCAGTGTCAGCACACGGGCCCAAACGGCAGCGAGTTCCAGACCAAGCGGGGAGCCATCGACGAGTTGGCAGATCGCAAGCACATGCGGCAGGTCTGCATCCCCCACGGCAAAGTCCGGCCGGACGCGCCCTGCCCGCTCCACGAAGAGCTGCACGGCGTCGAAGTGGCGGCTGTGCGTTGGCCCGAAGTCAGCAGTTGCAGGGTAGTCCAACCCACCGATGGGCAGCAGCCACTCGCCCGCGACGCCAAGCCGTTCGCGTGACGTCACGACGAGTCGGAGGTCCGGGCAGCGACGAAGCAGTTCGGGCAAGATGACCACGTTGTCAAGCAGATGCTCGAAATTGTCGAGTACCAGGAGCCGCCGGGAGCTAAGGTGACGGATCAGGGTTTCCAGCGCGCTCTCCCGACTGGACTGGGCAAGACCGAGGTGGTCACTCAGACCCAGGACAACGTCGGTGCCTGATGCCAGAGTCTCAAGCGGTACAAACAGGGCGCCCCCAGGATCTTGCAATTCGTGCGCACGCACGGCTTCCAGGGCCAGGCGGGTCTTTCCAATGCCGCCCGGACCGCTGAGGGTGAGGAGCCGACATTCTGAACGGGACAGGAGCCGCTGGATCTCAGCGAGTTCGAGGTCGCGCCCAATAAACGAGGTCAAAGCAGTTGACAGAGAATGCCTGGGGCCAGAGGAACCCGTCCCGAAGTTGACCCACTCGGCTCCGGAGTTGGCTGCCGACTGCTGGAGGACTCGGCCGAGGTGTTCGAGTTCAGCTGTAAGCCCCAAGCCGAAATCCGTACGGAGCCGCTCCACAAACGAGTGATAGGCCTTGCGGGCCCCTGCGTGATCCCCGGCCTGACGCTGGACCTGCAAGAGCATGCGCAGGGCCATCTCATCAGGTTCGCTGTCTGCCAGCAGGTCTTGGAGCACGGCAGCGGCCTCCAGGGGCGCGCCGCTCCCCTCCAGTTCTCCAGCCCGGCGCAGGAGTACGGTGTGCCGGAGACCTCGGAGTCGCTCGCGCTCAAGGGTCAGCCAATCCGCAAACTCGCCCGGTTCGTCGCCGTCCAGATGATCCATCAACGGACCCTTGTAGTGGCTGAGGGCTTCCTGCCAAGCTTTTGCTTCAGCCGCCCTGGTGAACGCTTCCACATCGGTCAGCACCTTCCAGCGTACCCGCTGGCGCTCAACCTCCAGGTCAGAGGCAACAGCTTGTGTGCGCGCCCGAAGCAGAAGCTGACGAAGATTGCTTCGGGCCGTATGGGGATTGCTGTCTGGCCAAAACAGGTCGGCAAGTCGCTCACGGTCTACCCAGTCGCCTTGGTAAGCCAGGTAAGCCAGCAATTGATATCGCTTGTTTGGCAGAAAAGCCGTTACTTGGCTGTTCGATTCAGCTCGTGCCCAGCCCAGCAGAGATACAGAAG
This is a stretch of genomic DNA from Deinococcus humi. It encodes these proteins:
- a CDS encoding serine hydrolase; translated protein: MKSILGPARLPLPVLGAILLLSTPALAQAPLQNFGPFIEQTRREWNVPGVAVAVVKDDKIVFIQGYGVRTQGQPAAVDANTAFQLASVTKTFTAAALGTLVDEGKLGWDDPILNYLPGFAMHDPYATLHTSARDLLAHRSGLPAFGGDLLNELGYTRAEVVRRLRLIEPAGSFRERAGYSNLGFTLAGTLAGQVAGSSWEAVVRSRLLDPLGMTRTRVVAAELKSDPNAATPHLSRPAGPVPMTTREGDGAFGPAGAMSSSANDMATWIRMLLAGGSLGGKQVLRPETVKELFQPTMVSEITFSESPPINENTGFDYTLGWASYAYNGRKVIEKGGALAGVRSVVTLVPSEHLGVVVLANLNLTLLPEVIRAWVLESYLGPAGRDLGAEFRQQRAALAQLLAAVNAPPTTPAPFTRSPDAYVGVYENELYGRLAVVREGSGLAVKAGPACYQGNLQHEGHDAFALGWPRPNSLPGTAIFAFDANGKVVSLLTEDDGVFMRVESNARDCR
- a CDS encoding ATP-binding protein, whose protein sequence is MTTSVSLLGWARAESNSQVTAFLPNKRYQLLAYLAYQGDWVDRERLADLFWPDSNPHTARSNLRQLLLRARTQAVASDLEVERQRVRWKVLTDVEAFTRAAEAKAWQEALSHYKGPLMDHLDGDEPGEFADWLTLERERLRGLRHTVLLRRAGELEGSGAPLEAAAVLQDLLADSEPDEMALRMLLQVQRQAGDHAGARKAYHSFVERLRTDFGLGLTAELEHLGRVLQQSAANSGAEWVNFGTGSSGPRHSLSTALTSFIGRDLELAEIQRLLSRSECRLLTLSGPGGIGKTRLALEAVRAHELQDPGGALFVPLETLASGTDVVLGLSDHLGLAQSSRESALETLIRHLSSRRLLVLDNFEHLLDNVVILPELLRRCPDLRLVVTSRERLGVAGEWLLPIGGLDYPATADFGPTHSRHFDAVQLFVERAGRVRPDFAVGDADLPHVLAICQLVDGSPLGLELAAVWARVLTLEDIAREIGTNLDFLSSAERTGTGRHRSLRAVFESSWRQLTPDEQKAFRQLAVFRGGFRLEAARWVAGVPLPVLAALVDKSLLRLSPRGRYDRHALLFQYAQELLAQDPLELRVVQERHGLYYLTRMAEWSQNLEGPGGEAARSALDEESGNILLAWSWGIEQTRLDCLQPASSTMMHYFDRKGRYQEGLAFYAQATGAITDPEPAYSPVLGEMLLRQAWFHVRLGAFEAARVMGERAMTLILPNSAAAQRGENFLGALARLRGDFHAAMRHQETSLALGEKNGDESNYGRAANLCHLAQLQTALGRLKEAGQSLDQLEGLGPLLSQPHATIVLQLARGYLFLTAGRLEEARASLEQGLALAQKQAPESNISSLLRNLATVACEQGAFEEAQHLGKQTLALAEAERDAMTQSAALNVLGRATAAMGRDQAARDFLARGLHLAWSIQEIPQVLEGLTYLAEARVLRGWPGAASPVLEFVLSHPSTYHRLKVLAGRLNEKLRPGPCPAEPAAEQGGPEQLQGMVTEGLTSLGFSRSAERYA